GAGCAAAAATAATCAATTATTGCAACTATAAATAGCGACTAGTCATTTTGTGAGATTAGGGATATGGCAATCAATCCTTTCACCCAGTTTGTTTTTGATCTGTTCATCTTATCAGCTATTATCATCACGGCATATACTTGCAATTTTTACTATTTGGCATTTCTTTCAAGAAAAAGAAAAGATGTTCTCACCACTACTGATTGGGGAAATCCATCAATTACAATTCAACTCCCAATATACAACGAAAAGTACGTTGCAAAAAGATTGGTTGATGCTGTTTGCAACTTGGATTATCCAAAAGACAAAATGAGAATAATGGTGTTAGATGATTCAGATGATGATACAGTTGATTTACTTGAAAATGCAGTTAATGATTACAAAAATCAGGGATTTCAAATAGAACATGTACGACGTGGAACAAGAAGCGGATACAAGGCAGGAGCACTAAAGCATGCAATGAAATCAACTGATACAGAACTTGTTGCAATTTTTGATGCTGACTTTATTCCTCCAACATGGTTTCTTAAACGAGCAATCCCCCACTTTACAAACTCAAAGATTGGTCTTGTTCAATGTCGCTGGGGACATGTAAATGAAAACTATTCTGCAATCACTCAGGCACAAGCACTGAGTCTTGACTTTCATTTTCTTATAGAACAAAAAGCAAAAAGCAATTCTCATCTGTTTATGAATTTCAATGGTACTGCGGGAATATGGAGACGTGATTGCATTGAGGATGCAGGAGGTTGGCATACTGCAACACTAGTTGAAGACCTTGATCTAAGTTACAGAGCACAAATGAAAGGCTGGAAATGTTTGTTTCTACCTGACATTGTAGTTGATGCAGAACTTCCTGTGCAGATGAATGCTGCAAAAAGACAACAATTCCGTTGGGCAAAAGGCTCTATCCAATGTGCAATAAAATTACTTACTGACATTGCACTAAAACGTAAAGTTGCAATTGAAGCAAAAGTTCAAGCATTCATTCAACTAACTCGTCATGTTGTTTACCCATTAATGCTGATACAGTTTTTGGCATTGCCCATTTTACTGGCAGGACAAGTCAATCTCTACGTGATTAGCTTTCTTCCGGCAATAACTATTGCAACATATCTTGCAATGGGGCCTGGTGCGTACATTATGATCATGCAAAGCATGTATCAAAAGTCATGGAAGTCTAAAGCCAAGATACTTCCGGCATTGCTAATTTACAATGCAGGAATGTCTGTAAACAATACAGTTGCAGTATTTGATGCAGTAATTGGGAAGAAAAACGAGTTTCTTAGAACTCCAAAATACGGTGTCCTAAAAACAAAAGATGATTGGAAAGACAATGCATACAATTTACCTTTCTCACAAGTTACACTGCTTGAGATCTTTTTTGGCGTATATGGAATAATGGGCATCTTTGTTGCAGTTTTTTCAAATAATCCTATCTTTGTCCCTATAATTGGACTTCAGGCTACAGGATTTTTCTATATTGCATACATGAGTTTGTCTCATACGCGATTTAAAAGAAATAAATCAAGTAAGCCCCGACCAAAAACTAAGAAAGAAAAAATGGCAAATACTGTTTACAAACTTTCCATGATTGGAATTGTGGGAATTATTATTTTTGGAGGATTTATGGCAATTTATGGTTACAATACTGATATCTATCCTCTAGACCGAATCAGGGGCCATCTTGATGGAATTGTAGGCTCATCTGATCCTGTTACAATAAAGAGTCATCTATTGGCAATTCAAGAAGATCTGGAACTAGTAATGGATCGTGTACCTGAAACCACCGATGCTAATGGTGAGGTTATTTCTAAAAACCCCGTTTGGATATTCGCTACAGAATCTACAAACTTGCTTAGAATACAAAATGATGTAGATACGATGGCTGCAAGTATTGAGAAAATTTCAACTGTTCCAAAGGATAGTTCTGCATATCATACAGGAATGCTAGATATTAACGGCAGAGCACTATCCTTGAAAACCAATATCATGGATGCGACTCCATACATGTATGTAAGTGTTGCAAACATTATATTCAGTACAATTTGGATTGCAGCAATTTTGGGAATCTTTGCTGCATTAAAGAAAAAGAAACAACAATTCAAAGAAATAGATGAGACTGGAGTTTAAGGAATATTTAGATCTTTTCTTAGTTCATCTACTGCTCTAATTCCATAAATGTCTCTTATTTGCTGAACTCTAATTGTTTCTTTTAACATATCTCTGCCTATCGCATTAGTTAAAATTGAATAGACATCACTGAATCGAACTTCCCACTTGTCTGCACAATCTAAAATTTTACTAACTGCCCATTGTCTTACTTCTTGAGGTAGAGGAATCTTTTCACCAGACTCTATTGATATCCTATCAAATAGATTTACAATGTCTGCAGTTTGTGTTGCCATATTTTCAATGTCTTTTAATTCGCCATACTTTGATTCAGTATTCATTCTGACATTTGATTGATATTCTGAAAGTTTTAGCAATGCCATCATCTCTTTTGATGAATCACTTGTTGCCTTGTTTGTGACGTTTTTGATTGATTGTATCTCTTCAAATAGTTTATCTGATTTTTTATGAAATTCTGCAGTTGACGCGTCTTGTCTTTTTAGAATATCTGAAGCTGATGCTATTTTTTGCTCTATGCTGTTTGTTTTATCAAAGACGTTTTGCTTGAAATCTGAAATGTCTTCCTGAACTGATTTGAGTCCTTCTCCCACAAATGCTGTAGAGTCTGCCCTTTTTGATAATCCTCCAATTTCAGTCTCAATTTTATCAATTTTGCCTCCTAAATCCCTAATTGTCTGCATGCTTAGATTTTCAGCAGATTTTGCATTTGTAGAGATTGTCTCAAATTGTTGCTTAAGACCATCAATTACTCCTCCAAGGGAATCAATTTTTGATGCTTTTGAAGAAATTGAATCAATTGTAATTTTGATTGCTTCAAGTTCTGCATTAAGATCTGTTGTCGAAATTGCACCTTCTGCAATCCTTTCAAATTCTTGTTTGAGGCTTTGTATGATTTGATTTCCAGTATCTAGTTTTGCAGTTTTATCTGAGATTTCATCAAGATTATTTTTTAGTTTGTTCATCTCAGAGCTAATCTCTAAAAATGAATCTGTTTTTCCAGAGACTTTTCTGAGATCATCTCTTACTTCATCGATTCTCTGTGCAATTTTTATTATCATTTGGGAATTATTCTTAATTGAATTCATACTGTCTTGTACTTGCTGAGATATTTCTTGAGGCTTTGTTGTTTTTTGAATCTCTGAAATTTTATTTATCTCATCTTGTAGTTTTGCAGTTTGATCATTGATCTTACTTACTAGATTAGATTGGGTTCTTACTTGATTTAACCCTGCATACAGTTTCTGAGTATCATCTTCTATAATGTTGATTTGTTTTGATTGTTTCTGAATATACTCTAATGTTGATGTTAGTGTGTCAATCATATCTTTCATTGATAGTAGGACTTTTTGGTTTTCTCCGAAAATTTTTGACATTACTTTGATCTCTTTTTGTAATGCCTTGTTAGAATCTGAAACTGATGCTACCTTCTTTAGTACTGCTGATGGCGTTGGCTCTTTTGTAACTTTTTTTACAACTTTTTTTGCTTGCGCTGACGTCTTTTTCTTTGTAGTTTTAGCTGCCATATACAGTCAATTAAAAAATGATGATAAAAAAGTTGGGTCTAAAATAAAAAATGTAAAGAGTTACTTATTTACAACAGTTGGTTCGTGTAGTAACTCATGAAAGGTCTTCTCAGCCAGCCCATTTGCCGTTTCGATAAACCCTCTTGTACAATATTCACATTGAATCATATAGTACGGTATGGTACCGTACTATTAATACTCAGGTGATTATAACGTAACCAATGATGCAGTCAGATACCCCAGGTCATTTTTCTACATAATGTTCAGATGACCTAATCATCACTCTGCAAAATCATTATGATAAATGATCATAAAGAGGTTAAAGATTATGTCTGTTGAGCCTATTTTCAATTATTAGTAATTTCATTAATTTGATTTCAGAATTTCTAGTCAGAAATCATTTTTAAAGAAATTTGTCAACTGAAAACATGCAAAGCATTTCACTTCAGTTAGATACTAGTGAAATTCATAGCTCACTTAACACAACTGTTACTAGTTTAATTGAACAGATTACTCCTGAACTTCCTCATGCAACATTTGTAACTGATTTGGCATTTATCATGATAATTGGTGCCGTAGTTACTTTGGCTTTTTTTAAAATTAGACAACCACTGATAATTGGTTATCTTTTTGCTGGAATGCTCATTGGTCCTCTCTCACCGTTTTGGTCCTGGGTATTGCCTGAAGGTGGTCCATCTACTGATGCGTTGGGAGGTGTTGGAATACTATCTAACATCTCTGCATTGAATCTTTTTGCTGAAATTGGTGTAATTTTACTTCTTTTTGTAATTGGGATTGAGTTTCCATATGCTAAAATCAAAAGCATTGGGCGAGTGGCAGTGGGTGTTGGAACATTGGGATTATTTTTAACATTAGGTGTCGTATTTTATGCTGCAACTGCATTGGGTTTGGGATTTCTAGATGCATTGTTTATTTCAGCAGCGTTATCTATTTCCAGTACTGCCATAATTGTCAAAATTTTAGAAGAGATGGGAAGGATCAAAAATGAATCTTCCATTCTTGTTTTAGGAATTTTGATTGTAGAGGACATAATCGCAGTTATTCTGATTTCATCATTGCAATCAATTGCTTTAGTTGGAACTGTATCTATTGAGTCCGTAATAATAATTGCACTGGTCGCATCTGGTCTTATAGTTGGAACATTCACAATTGGAACCCGAATAATCCCGCCATTAATTGACAAGGTTGCAGCAGCTGAGCATCGCGAGATTCTATTGCTTAGTGTTCTGGGTGTCTGCTTTGGCTATGCGTTACTTGCAAACATCGTTGGATTATCAGTTGCAATTGGAGCGTTTTTGGCAGGGGTGCTAGTGGCTGAATCAAAATCTGCTGAAGTTGCAAAATTGCTTTCCAGTCCAATCAAAGACATGTTTGTAGCAATTTTCTTTATTTCAGTTGGTGCCTTGATGGATGTGTCAGAACTTGAAAATTATATTTTCATTGCAATTGCTTTGATAGCAGTTGCTACTGGAATGAAGTTTGGTGGTAACTTGGTTGGAAATATTGTCTTTCGGCAAAGACGTGGTAAAGCAATCCGTTCGGCATTTACGTTAGCTGCTCCAAGGGGTGAATTCTCAATTGTAATTGTAAAGGTTGGGGTGGACATAGGGGCAGTTAGCGCTTTCTTGTTTCCATTGATAGGTATAATTTCTATAGTCACTGCATTTATTTCTCCATTTTTAGTAAAAGCTGGAGATAAAATAGTACCTATGCTAGAAAAAAAAGATGTCTGATGAATTAAAAAAACTAACAGAGCAAGCACACGACGGAATCACTACTTTTGATTTTGATGGTAACAAAACACCATGTATCATAATTGAAGAAAAAAAATATGATGACATGCTTGCAAAGATTGCAGGACAATCTTTGTCTATTAACACTGATCTTAACATCTTGCAAGATGGATTGGGTAATGTCTTCGTTGAAGTTGTTTTGACATTTTCTAAAGGAAATATTGTTGAGACATTTATGATAAATGCAAAAACCCATCTTGACTTTTTTGAAACTCTTGCAAAAACATCAATGTTTGCACTATCATCTCCAAAATCAAATTATGGAAAAGACAATGTGTTTATGATTCAGTTGCCTCGTCCAGAAAAAGCTCAGGACGCATTAGAAATTATTAATAATGCACTAATTCCAAAAAATCAAAAATAAGTGGTGCAGTTACCGGGATTTGAACCCGGGTCACGTACTTGGCAAGCACGAGTACTAACCAGACTGTACTATAACTGCAACACCCCTAGAGGTTGAATTTGGATATTAAACTGTTTTTAACTATTTCAATCAAGAAATACCATGGATGAAACTCTTCTTGCTAAAATAGAACAAAAAATTCAAGATACACTTTCCAACAAAGATGAAATTAAAGAACTAATTCAATCGCTTTCAAACATTGATGATTCAAAATCATTTGCACTGGGTGTAATGGTTGGAAGAATTTACAACGCTTTTTACTATCAATCAAAAAGAATTCTAAATCGAGAACCAACAAAAGATGAATTTGAAGAGTTTTTAGAATTTGTTAAAAATAAGAAATCTGATTTAGAAAATTTATGGTGATGATTTATCCCATTCAATAACCTTGATGGTGGGGGTTCCTGGCAATTTCACACATGCACCATGAAGTGCTTTTTTTGCTGCCTCTAAGTGGGCCTCTGTATTGACATACATTTCCATAATGCATTGCCCTTGTTTGACTCTGGCACCCAAACTAACTGCTTTGCCCCATGATCTTCGCATTCCTTCAGAAACCCTATCTGCACCTGCAGTTGCAATCTGTTTGTTTTCTCGAAGTAAATTATGTGGATAAATTCTTAATCTAGAATAGTAGCCTGTTTCACCTGTAGTCTTCTCTAGCGTTTTGTTTGCTGCCAATCTAGTTGATTCAATTGCCATGTGTCTGATCTGAATCTTTTCATTAATTAGTAACTGAACACAATACTTGTAAATTCCTCTTTTACCGCCCTGAAATTTTGCAATTTTGATCTGTGGTTTACCTTTGATGTACTCTTTTCTGGTAAAGATTTGCCCCGTTGCAGTTCTATAATTGGCGCCATGCATTACATTCTCAAACCATAACGCCCATATTTTAACGGTGAGCCGATATGCATTCGTATTTTCCAATGCTTATATGGAAATTCTTTGATTTTCTCATCATCATGGAAGAGACCCCAATAGTTAACGGTGAGATGATTTCTGATCAAACTTGTATTTCTGATAAAAATATGATTCATGAACTTGATCTAAAGGGATACGGGGAAATTGAAAATGAAAAATTATTCTTAAAACAATTTGAGACTCTATTTCTGTTATATTCCAAAAGGCTGATTTTAAAGAAAGGCAAAAAGCAAATTGATTTTGATACTTTTATGAGCATTTGTCAAAAAACTGATTCTGATATTCTTACTAAATTTCTAATATATCGTGATCTTCGAAATCGTGGTTATGTTGTTAAGGATGGATTTGGATTTGGTTCTGACTTTAGAGTTTATGAGAGAGGACATTTTGGTGAGAAAGGAGCAAAATTTCTGATCTTTGGACTAAATGAAGGCCAACAAGAGAAGATGGGTAGTCTACAGAAAAAGATTGAAGACATCACTCAAATGGGAAAAGAACCAATAATTGCAGTAATTGAGCGGCGTGGTGAAGTAATTTATTACAAAATCAACAGGATGAATTTCTATGAGAATAAAGCTAGATTAGAAGAATCATTTCAGATCTAATCTTGCAGTATCCACTCTGATGAATATTTTAAAAGATTATTTTCTTCTGCAAACATAAAATCATAGACATCTACATACTTTGTCTTGTTGTCCCAGAGATCTTGGAAATCTTTCATCTTTCTTTCAACTCTTGATTTATCATTCCACGATGTGAAAACATCTACTGATTCAAAATCTCTTGATTGGATAGAAAATGATTCTCTGGAAGTTCCTGTAAATGCAACTGCTTCATCATCGTCATCTCTGAAAATTCCAATTCTCTCCGAAAATGAATTTGACACTTGTTCTGAATTTGTAATTGCAATTTTTAATTCAATTTGTCCATTATTTACTATGTCTTGGAGTTTTTGGATTTTAGTATTTCTGATAAATTTTCCTTCAAATGATTTTGTAAATTTTTCTGAAAATAATTTTGTAAATAGGTTGAGATCACCTGTCCTGAATCTGTGACCAGTAATCATTCTTAATTTTGCCTTACCTCCTGAAAAATTGTCAAATGCCATTGAAATTGTGGCTAAAGTCTGAATCGATAAAAAGTCAACACACCTATCATATTCTATACAATGACTGAGGCAAGGAAAGAAAAACTCCGCTACAATGTCGTCTCTGTCTGAACGATATTCTTCTTTTAATTCAATGTCTCTTAACCCCAATAATTATTTCTCTTAATTTTATTATTTAAAGAAACAATCTTGGGAGGTCGTGTGTAAACCATCAAATTTTAACAAACTTTTTCGTTCAGATGAAGATAATGCAAAAGATACATGATACTAAATTGCTTCTACAATGTGTAAAATAATGATTTTGGAAGCGTCAGTTGATGCAAAAATTGCATGTTTTAATGCTTCGTCACCGTCTTTTGTTTCTGCATGAGGAACAAGAATTTTTTTGTACAACATGATTATTGAATATGTGTATTATTTGACATGATGCAGAAATCATCATTGTGTAATATCTGCTACTTTCTTTTTACAGTCTTGGACTTTTTTGCATCACATTTTTTGCAGAATCTATATGGATCACAATTTTCTCCACAGTCACAAAGATTTTCATCAGAACCATGCCCCATCAAGATTCACTTTCTGAAACAATCCGAGTGATTTAAGATTAATCTTCAGCAAATCATACAATCTGAACCTCTAAATTATGAGATCAGGGAAGTTAATGCAAAATCTTTACCGCTAACTATATCTCTAGATGTGTAATGCTCCCATCGGGTTTTGTCAGATCAGCTAAACACTCCCTACTTTTATTTTCAAAAAATTTTATTTAAAGAAATAAAATTGGAACTTAA
This genomic window from Nitrosopumilus ureiphilus contains:
- a CDS encoding cellulose synthase family protein, producing the protein MAINPFTQFVFDLFILSAIIITAYTCNFYYLAFLSRKRKDVLTTTDWGNPSITIQLPIYNEKYVAKRLVDAVCNLDYPKDKMRIMVLDDSDDDTVDLLENAVNDYKNQGFQIEHVRRGTRSGYKAGALKHAMKSTDTELVAIFDADFIPPTWFLKRAIPHFTNSKIGLVQCRWGHVNENYSAITQAQALSLDFHFLIEQKAKSNSHLFMNFNGTAGIWRRDCIEDAGGWHTATLVEDLDLSYRAQMKGWKCLFLPDIVVDAELPVQMNAAKRQQFRWAKGSIQCAIKLLTDIALKRKVAIEAKVQAFIQLTRHVVYPLMLIQFLALPILLAGQVNLYVISFLPAITIATYLAMGPGAYIMIMQSMYQKSWKSKAKILPALLIYNAGMSVNNTVAVFDAVIGKKNEFLRTPKYGVLKTKDDWKDNAYNLPFSQVTLLEIFFGVYGIMGIFVAVFSNNPIFVPIIGLQATGFFYIAYMSLSHTRFKRNKSSKPRPKTKKEKMANTVYKLSMIGIVGIIIFGGFMAIYGYNTDIYPLDRIRGHLDGIVGSSDPVTIKSHLLAIQEDLELVMDRVPETTDANGEVISKNPVWIFATESTNLLRIQNDVDTMAASIEKISTVPKDSSAYHTGMLDINGRALSLKTNIMDATPYMYVSVANIIFSTIWIAAILGIFAALKKKKQQFKEIDETGV
- a CDS encoding chemotaxis protein; this encodes MAAKTTKKKTSAQAKKVVKKVTKEPTPSAVLKKVASVSDSNKALQKEIKVMSKIFGENQKVLLSMKDMIDTLTSTLEYIQKQSKQINIIEDDTQKLYAGLNQVRTQSNLVSKINDQTAKLQDEINKISEIQKTTKPQEISQQVQDSMNSIKNNSQMIIKIAQRIDEVRDDLRKVSGKTDSFLEISSEMNKLKNNLDEISDKTAKLDTGNQIIQSLKQEFERIAEGAISTTDLNAELEAIKITIDSISSKASKIDSLGGVIDGLKQQFETISTNAKSAENLSMQTIRDLGGKIDKIETEIGGLSKRADSTAFVGEGLKSVQEDISDFKQNVFDKTNSIEQKIASASDILKRQDASTAEFHKKSDKLFEEIQSIKNVTNKATSDSSKEMMALLKLSEYQSNVRMNTESKYGELKDIENMATQTADIVNLFDRISIESGEKIPLPQEVRQWAVSKILDCADKWEVRFSDVYSILTNAIGRDMLKETIRVQQIRDIYGIRAVDELRKDLNIP
- a CDS encoding cation:proton antiporter, translating into MQSISLQLDTSEIHSSLNTTVTSLIEQITPELPHATFVTDLAFIMIIGAVVTLAFFKIRQPLIIGYLFAGMLIGPLSPFWSWVLPEGGPSTDALGGVGILSNISALNLFAEIGVILLLFVIGIEFPYAKIKSIGRVAVGVGTLGLFLTLGVVFYAATALGLGFLDALFISAALSISSTAIIVKILEEMGRIKNESSILVLGILIVEDIIAVILISSLQSIALVGTVSIESVIIIALVASGLIVGTFTIGTRIIPPLIDKVAAAEHREILLLSVLGVCFGYALLANIVGLSVAIGAFLAGVLVAESKSAEVAKLLSSPIKDMFVAIFFISVGALMDVSELENYIFIAIALIAVATGMKFGGNLVGNIVFRQRRGKAIRSAFTLAAPRGEFSIVIVKVGVDIGAVSAFLFPLIGIISIVTAFISPFLVKAGDKIVPMLEKKDV
- a CDS encoding 50S ribosomal protein L16, coding for MHGANYRTATGQIFTRKEYIKGKPQIKIAKFQGGKRGIYKYCVQLLINEKIQIRHMAIESTRLAANKTLEKTTGETGYYSRLRIYPHNLLRENKQIATAGADRVSEGMRRSWGKAVSLGARVKQGQCIMEMYVNTEAHLEAAKKALHGACVKLPGTPTIKVIEWDKSSP
- the endA gene encoding tRNA-intron lyase; this translates as MEETPIVNGEMISDQTCISDKNMIHELDLKGYGEIENEKLFLKQFETLFLLYSKRLILKKGKKQIDFDTFMSICQKTDSDILTKFLIYRDLRNRGYVVKDGFGFGSDFRVYERGHFGEKGAKFLIFGLNEGQQEKMGSLQKKIEDITQMGKEPIIAVIERRGEVIYYKINRMNFYENKARLEESFQI
- a CDS encoding DNA repair helicase, which translates into the protein MGLRDIELKEEYRSDRDDIVAEFFFPCLSHCIEYDRCVDFLSIQTLATISMAFDNFSGGKAKLRMITGHRFRTGDLNLFTKLFSEKFTKSFEGKFIRNTKIQKLQDIVNNGQIELKIAITNSEQVSNSFSERIGIFRDDDDEAVAFTGTSRESFSIQSRDFESVDVFTSWNDKSRVERKMKDFQDLWDNKTKYVDVYDFMFAEENNLLKYSSEWILQD
- a CDS encoding universal stress protein, which codes for MLYKKILVPHAETKDGDEALKHAIFASTDASKIIILHIVEAI